The following are encoded together in the Micromonospora lupini genome:
- the moeZ gene encoding adenylyltransferase/sulfurtransferase MoeZ: MSLPPLVEPAAELTVDEIRRYSRHLIIPDVGVTGQKRLKNARVLCVGAGGLGSPALLYLAAAGVGTLGIIDFDTVDESNLQRQIIHGVSDIGRSKAESAAASIREINPLVNVEIHNTALDRENVREIFAQYDLIVDGTDNFATRYMVNDAAVLLGKPYVWGSIYRFDGQASVFWAEHGPCYRCLYPEPPPPGMVPSCAEGGVLGVLCASIGSIQVNEAIKLLTGIGEPLVGRLMVYDALEMEYRKIKVRKDPNCVLCGENPSVTDLLEDYEDFCGAVSEEAQEATLDSTITALELKEWQDAGKDIFLVDVREPAEYEIVRIPGATLIPKGDIISGEALAKLPQDRQIVLHCKSGVRSAEALAALKAAGFRDAVHVQGGVLSWIKQIDPSLPAY; this comes from the coding sequence GTGTCGTTGCCCCCGCTCGTCGAGCCCGCCGCCGAGCTGACAGTTGACGAGATCCGCCGCTACTCACGCCACCTGATCATCCCGGACGTCGGGGTGACCGGCCAGAAGCGGCTGAAGAACGCCCGGGTGCTCTGTGTCGGCGCCGGTGGCCTCGGCTCGCCCGCCCTGCTGTACCTCGCCGCGGCGGGGGTCGGCACCCTCGGCATCATCGACTTCGACACCGTCGACGAGTCGAACCTCCAGCGTCAGATCATCCACGGCGTGTCCGACATCGGCCGTTCCAAGGCCGAGTCCGCAGCCGCGTCGATCCGCGAGATCAACCCGCTGGTCAACGTGGAGATCCACAACACCGCGTTGGACCGCGAGAACGTCCGCGAGATCTTCGCCCAGTACGACCTGATCGTCGACGGCACCGACAACTTCGCCACCCGGTACATGGTCAACGACGCGGCGGTGCTGCTCGGCAAGCCGTACGTCTGGGGCTCGATCTACCGCTTCGACGGCCAGGCGTCGGTGTTCTGGGCCGAGCACGGCCCCTGCTACCGGTGCCTCTACCCGGAGCCGCCGCCGCCCGGCATGGTCCCGTCCTGCGCCGAGGGTGGCGTGCTCGGTGTGCTCTGCGCGTCGATCGGCTCGATCCAGGTGAACGAGGCCATCAAGCTGCTCACGGGCATCGGCGAGCCGCTTGTCGGCCGCCTGATGGTCTACGACGCCCTGGAGATGGAGTACCGCAAGATCAAGGTCCGGAAGGACCCGAACTGCGTGCTCTGCGGCGAGAACCCGAGCGTCACCGACCTGCTGGAAGACTACGAGGACTTCTGCGGCGCGGTCTCCGAGGAGGCCCAGGAGGCGACGCTCGACTCGACCATCACCGCCCTGGAGTTGAAGGAGTGGCAGGACGCCGGCAAGGACATCTTCCTCGTCGACGTGCGGGAGCCGGCCGAGTACGAGATCGTGCGGATCCCCGGCGCCACCCTCATCCCCAAGGGCGACATCATCTCCGGCGAGGCGCTGGCGAAGCTCCCGCAGGACAGGCAGATCGTGCTGCACTGCAAGTCCGGCGTCCGCTCGGCGGAGGCGCTCGCCGCGCTGAAGGCGGCCGGGTTCCGCGACGCCGTACACGTGCAGGGCGGCGTGCTCTCCTGGATCAAGCAGATCGACCCGTCACTGCCCGCGTACTGA
- a CDS encoding prenyltransferase/squalene oxidase repeat-containing protein — protein sequence MADSPRRDRVCAGSVSAVVDLEAAIGFVVAHGDAVERARLSWLRNGTPVPPELLETAEVGQSPDGGWPATWGGEVASVDATCFRLSELDDLGALGRPAARRALDWLASRQQADGGWDEDLSLTGAAPEWARPGDPEAKLFLTANAGFWLTVAGLDARASGPLDHRVGGAYAGVVQAAAQSIVARLRPDGSWPSFLAAGWLSAAVLHRQDMFQESARIQVVLAERMSAMSPGDVAWLAATLRRVGIDLHDWIMVRALRRLAETQRSDGGWESEDGHQFDVHATLSAIRACRPPAGAAP from the coding sequence CTGGCCGATTCCCCGAGGCGGGATCGTGTCTGCGCAGGTAGCGTCTCCGCCGTGGTCGACTTGGAAGCCGCGATCGGGTTCGTCGTGGCGCATGGGGACGCGGTGGAACGCGCCCGCCTCTCCTGGCTGCGCAACGGCACCCCGGTGCCGCCGGAGTTGCTGGAGACGGCCGAGGTCGGCCAGTCGCCGGACGGCGGCTGGCCGGCGACCTGGGGTGGCGAGGTCGCCTCGGTCGACGCCACCTGTTTCCGGCTCTCGGAGCTGGACGACCTGGGCGCGCTGGGCCGTCCCGCCGCCCGCCGGGCGCTGGACTGGTTGGCGTCCCGGCAGCAGGCCGACGGCGGCTGGGACGAGGACCTGTCGTTGACCGGCGCTGCCCCGGAGTGGGCCCGTCCCGGCGATCCGGAGGCCAAACTCTTCCTCACCGCCAACGCCGGCTTCTGGCTGACGGTCGCCGGCCTGGACGCCCGCGCCTCGGGCCCGCTCGACCACCGGGTCGGCGGGGCGTACGCCGGTGTGGTGCAGGCGGCGGCCCAGTCGATCGTCGCGCGGCTGCGCCCGGACGGCAGTTGGCCGTCGTTCCTCGCCGCCGGCTGGCTGAGTGCCGCAGTGCTGCACCGTCAGGACATGTTCCAGGAGTCGGCGCGGATCCAGGTGGTGCTCGCCGAACGGATGTCCGCGATGTCGCCGGGCGACGTGGCCTGGCTGGCGGCCACGCTGCGCCGGGTCGGCATCGACCTGCACGACTGGATCATGGTGCGGGCTCTGCGGCGGCTCGCCGAGACCCAGCGCAGCGACGGTGGTTGGGAGAGCGAGGACGGTCACCAGTTCGACGTGCACGCCACGCTGTCCGCGATCCGGGCCTGCCGCCCGCCGGCCGGAGCCGCCCCGTAG
- a CDS encoding glutamate-5-semialdehyde dehydrogenase translates to MSVSEQARRARDAAADLATATRTAKDAALVAMADALVARTPEILAANETDLAAGREAGLSAAVLDRLALDAGRVAGIADALRQMAALPDPVGEVVRGSTLPNGLELRQIRVPFGVVGIIYEARPNVTVDAAGICLKSGNAALLRGSSSAAHSNAALVAVLRDAITDAGLPADAVQLLDASSRDSVKELMRARGLVDVLIPRGGASLIRAVVEESTVPVIETGVGNCHVYVDAAADLAKAVAVTLNAKTQRLSTCNTAESLLVHADVADAFLPPVLAAFAEAGVTVHGSPEVAAYSAAVVPATDEDYATEYLSADISVAVVESLDAAVAHIRRFGTGHTEAILTDSASAAREFVARVDAAAVMVNASTRFTDGGEFGFGAEIGISTQKLHARGPMGLPELTSTKYVVTGDGHLR, encoded by the coding sequence ATGAGCGTGAGCGAGCAGGCGCGACGGGCGCGGGACGCCGCCGCCGACCTGGCCACGGCCACCCGTACCGCCAAGGACGCCGCGCTGGTCGCGATGGCCGACGCGCTTGTGGCGCGTACACCGGAGATCCTGGCCGCGAACGAGACGGACCTGGCGGCCGGCCGGGAGGCCGGGCTGAGCGCGGCCGTCCTGGACCGGCTCGCGCTCGACGCGGGCCGGGTGGCCGGCATCGCCGACGCGCTGCGCCAGATGGCCGCGCTGCCCGACCCGGTCGGCGAGGTGGTCCGCGGGTCGACCCTGCCCAACGGGCTGGAGCTGCGCCAGATCCGGGTGCCGTTCGGGGTGGTGGGCATCATCTACGAGGCACGTCCCAACGTGACGGTCGATGCCGCCGGGATCTGCCTGAAGTCCGGCAACGCGGCCCTGTTGCGCGGGTCGTCCTCGGCCGCGCACTCCAACGCCGCGCTGGTCGCGGTGCTGCGCGACGCGATCACCGACGCTGGTCTGCCTGCCGACGCGGTGCAGTTGCTCGACGCCAGCTCCCGCGACTCGGTCAAGGAGCTGATGCGCGCCCGAGGGCTCGTCGACGTGCTCATCCCGCGCGGTGGTGCGTCGCTGATCCGCGCCGTGGTCGAGGAGTCGACAGTGCCGGTGATCGAGACCGGGGTGGGCAACTGCCACGTGTACGTGGACGCCGCCGCCGACCTGGCGAAGGCCGTCGCGGTGACGTTGAACGCCAAGACGCAGCGCCTGTCCACCTGCAACACGGCCGAGTCGCTGCTGGTGCACGCCGACGTCGCGGACGCGTTCCTGCCGCCGGTGCTGGCCGCGTTCGCCGAGGCGGGCGTGACGGTGCACGGCTCCCCCGAGGTGGCCGCGTACTCGGCGGCGGTGGTTCCGGCCACCGACGAGGACTACGCCACCGAGTACCTGTCCGCCGACATCTCGGTGGCCGTGGTCGAGTCACTGGACGCGGCTGTCGCGCACATCCGCCGCTTCGGCACCGGGCACACCGAGGCGATCCTCACCGACTCGGCGAGCGCTGCCCGCGAGTTCGTGGCCCGGGTGGACGCGGCGGCGGTGATGGTGAACGCCTCGACCCGGTTCACCGACGGGGGCGAGTTCGGCTTCGGCGCGGAGATCGGCATCTCGACGCAGAAGCTGCACGCCCGCGGCCCGATGGGCCTGCCCGAGCTGACAAGCACCAAGTACGTCGTCACCGGGGACGGGCACCTGCGCTAG